Proteins encoded within one genomic window of Nitrospira sp.:
- the argF gene encoding ornithine carbamoyltransferase, with translation MAVRTRYPRGTERYAKDLLDVATMPRTQVLALLRLASTLKKKQQQGVPHRLLRGKTLGLLFQKPSTRTRVSFEAGMNQLGGHALVLPMSDIQLSRGETVVDTARVLSRYLDGIVIRTYDHVIVEEWATEATMPVINGLTDHSHPCQALSDLLTIQELKGRLKGLSLAYIGDGNNVANSLVEAGAKMGMRVVIGCPSGYQPDQRVIDQARIEGHRTGASIEVVENPQVAVKEADVVYTDVWISMGREREQTRRLRVLAPYQLNQRLLQRAKPDAIVMHCLPAHRGEEISTEVLDGPQSVVLDQAENRLHMQKAILTQLLSRKTRRG, from the coding sequence ATGGCCGTACGAACCCGATATCCACGCGGTACCGAGCGCTACGCCAAGGATCTGCTTGACGTGGCCACCATGCCACGGACGCAAGTCCTTGCGCTCCTACGACTGGCAAGTACCCTCAAGAAGAAGCAGCAGCAAGGGGTCCCTCATCGGTTGCTTCGCGGCAAGACGCTAGGGCTTCTCTTTCAAAAACCATCGACTAGGACTCGAGTGTCTTTTGAGGCCGGGATGAACCAGCTCGGCGGCCACGCCCTGGTGCTACCGATGAGTGATATCCAACTCTCCCGTGGCGAAACGGTTGTGGACACCGCACGTGTCCTATCCCGGTATCTCGACGGCATCGTCATCCGTACCTATGACCATGTGATCGTCGAGGAGTGGGCTACTGAAGCCACCATGCCGGTTATTAACGGGCTCACCGACCACAGTCACCCCTGTCAGGCCTTGTCCGATCTGCTGACCATTCAGGAACTGAAAGGACGACTCAAGGGCCTCAGCTTGGCCTACATTGGAGACGGGAACAACGTGGCTAACTCACTTGTTGAAGCGGGAGCCAAGATGGGAATGCGTGTGGTCATCGGATGTCCATCCGGCTACCAGCCGGACCAGCGTGTGATCGATCAGGCCAGAATCGAAGGACACCGTACCGGCGCCAGCATCGAGGTGGTCGAGAATCCCCAGGTGGCCGTCAAGGAAGCCGACGTCGTCTATACCGATGTGTGGATCAGTATGGGCCGTGAACGGGAGCAGACCCGACGGTTACGGGTCCTGGCACCGTATCAGCTCAACCAACGACTGCTGCAGCGGGCGAAGCCGGATGCCATCGTCATGCATTGCCTTCCTGCGCACCGTGGGGAAGAAATCTCCACCGAGGTCCTGGACGGTCCACAATCGGTGGTGCTCGACCAAGCAGAAAATCGATTGCACATGCAGAAAGCGATTTTGACTCAACTACTCAGCCGCAAGACACGCAGAGGATAG
- a CDS encoding acetylornithine transaminase → MPTEELKDDAAKYLMQTYSRQPLSIVRGRGAKVYDLEGREYLDFVAGIAVNILGYGHPDLVQAIQRQAAQLIHTSNLYYTEPQVKLARLLVDHSFADRVFFCNSGAEANEAAIKLARRYGHERYGAARFEIITMKNSFHGRTLAMVTATGQEKVQKGFEPLMPGFAYAPFNDFTAIESLVTERTAAIMLEPIQAEGGVHVADREYLKNLRQLCTQNDILLIFDEIQTGMGRTGTLFAYEQLGVQPDIMTLAKGLAGGVPIGACLAKESVAAAFTPGSHASTFGGNPLACAAALAVCHVLLEGPVLENAKRMGEYLAKGLADCKGRYRIVQEVRGLGLLQGMELTIDARTVVTDALARGVLLNAANERVLRMVPPLIITQPEIDRLMDLLGALFTRRQAAEKDAHH, encoded by the coding sequence ATGCCGACTGAAGAATTGAAGGACGACGCAGCCAAGTATCTGATGCAGACCTACAGCCGCCAACCGCTCTCGATCGTGCGGGGGCGTGGGGCGAAGGTCTACGATCTGGAGGGGCGTGAGTACCTGGATTTTGTCGCTGGGATTGCCGTGAACATTTTAGGGTATGGGCATCCGGATCTTGTCCAGGCGATCCAACGCCAGGCAGCCCAACTCATCCATACCTCGAATCTCTATTACACCGAGCCCCAGGTGAAGCTAGCCCGCTTGCTGGTGGACCATTCCTTCGCAGACCGTGTGTTCTTTTGTAACAGCGGCGCCGAAGCGAACGAAGCGGCGATCAAGCTGGCACGCCGCTACGGACATGAACGCTATGGAGCGGCTCGTTTCGAAATCATCACGATGAAAAATTCGTTCCATGGCCGGACCCTCGCCATGGTCACGGCGACCGGCCAAGAAAAGGTTCAGAAAGGCTTTGAACCGCTGATGCCCGGATTCGCCTATGCCCCATTCAATGACTTCACGGCAATCGAGTCTCTTGTCACCGAGCGAACTGCGGCCATCATGCTGGAACCAATCCAGGCGGAAGGTGGGGTGCATGTCGCCGATCGGGAGTATTTGAAAAACCTCCGACAGCTCTGCACCCAGAACGACATCCTTCTTATTTTTGATGAGATCCAAACCGGCATGGGACGAACCGGGACGCTCTTCGCCTATGAGCAACTGGGGGTCCAGCCCGACATCATGACCTTGGCCAAAGGCCTCGCCGGAGGCGTCCCGATCGGCGCGTGCCTCGCAAAAGAATCCGTAGCGGCAGCCTTCACCCCTGGCTCTCATGCCTCAACATTCGGCGGGAATCCACTGGCCTGTGCCGCCGCCCTCGCGGTCTGCCACGTACTGCTCGAGGGACCTGTGCTGGAAAACGCGAAACGTATGGGAGAGTATCTAGCCAAAGGGTTAGCCGACTGTAAGGGCCGCTATCGAATCGTCCAAGAGGTTCGAGGCCTTGGCCTGTTGCAAGGAATGGAATTGACAATCGATGCGAGGACGGTAGTCACCGATGCGCTCGCACGCGGCGTGCTCTTGAATGCCGCGAACGAGCGGGTGCTGCGTATGGTTCCGCCCTTGATCATTACACAGCCGGAGATCGACCGACTTATGGATCTCCTCGGGGCACTCTTTACTCGACGCCAGGCGGCGGAAAAAGACGCTCACCACTGA
- a CDS encoding argininosuccinate synthase, whose protein sequence is MKPKPIKKIVLAYSGGLDTSVILKWLQETYQAEIIAFCADLGQGEDLNAVKKKAQALGVKKVYVEDLRETFVKDYVFPMLRGNAMYEGCYLLGTSIARPLIARRQAEIALKEGAEAVSHGATGKGNDQVRFELTYMALAPQLKIIAPWREWGMRSRRELIEYAERHGIPVTATKAKPYSTDPNLFHISYEGGILEDPWESPPDEIFQLTVSPEKAPNKPQEVEIEYHAGNPVAVDGKKMRPSALLAHLNTLGGAHGIGRVDLVENRYVGMKSRGVYETPGGTILHVAHRGIESLTMDREVLHFRDGLIPRFAGLIYNGYWFSPEREMLQAAIDEAQKDVSGIARVKLYKGSCTLAGRKSKRSLYRLDIATFEEDAVYNQKDAEGFIRLNALRLKIRAQRKKASS, encoded by the coding sequence ATGAAACCAAAGCCCATCAAAAAAATCGTCCTGGCCTATTCCGGCGGACTGGACACCTCCGTGATTCTCAAATGGCTCCAGGAAACCTACCAGGCCGAGATCATCGCCTTTTGTGCCGATCTGGGGCAGGGCGAAGACCTCAACGCCGTGAAGAAGAAGGCCCAGGCACTGGGTGTAAAGAAGGTCTATGTCGAAGACCTGCGGGAGACGTTCGTCAAAGACTACGTGTTTCCAATGTTACGCGGGAACGCGATGTACGAAGGCTGCTATTTACTCGGCACTTCGATTGCCCGTCCTCTGATTGCCCGCCGGCAGGCCGAAATTGCGTTGAAAGAAGGCGCCGAAGCGGTGTCACACGGAGCCACAGGAAAAGGGAATGATCAGGTGCGTTTTGAGCTAACCTACATGGCCCTCGCCCCGCAACTCAAGATCATCGCACCCTGGCGGGAATGGGGCATGCGGTCTCGTCGTGAACTCATTGAGTATGCCGAACGGCACGGTATCCCCGTGACCGCGACCAAGGCCAAACCGTACAGCACGGATCCCAACCTGTTCCACATCAGCTACGAGGGCGGTATCCTCGAAGATCCCTGGGAATCGCCACCGGACGAAATATTCCAATTGACCGTCTCTCCGGAGAAAGCACCGAATAAGCCGCAGGAGGTCGAGATCGAATATCATGCAGGCAACCCCGTCGCCGTCGATGGCAAGAAGATGCGACCCTCGGCACTCCTCGCCCATCTCAATACATTGGGCGGCGCACATGGGATCGGACGGGTTGATCTGGTTGAAAACCGGTATGTCGGGATGAAATCACGGGGAGTCTATGAAACACCTGGAGGCACGATCCTCCATGTCGCGCATCGAGGGATCGAGTCTTTGACGATGGACCGTGAGGTCCTGCACTTCCGTGACGGCTTGATCCCACGGTTTGCCGGCTTGATCTACAACGGCTATTGGTTCAGCCCGGAGCGGGAAATGCTGCAAGCCGCGATCGATGAGGCTCAGAAAGACGTCAGCGGCATCGCGCGAGTCAAGCTCTATAAGGGGAGTTGCACCTTGGCGGGGCGCAAGTCGAAGCGATCACTCTATCGACTGGATATCGCCACATTCGAGGAGGATGCGGTCTATAACCAGAAAGACGCGGAAGGGTTCATCCGATTGAACGCATTGCGCCTCAAGATTCGCGCCCAAAGAAAGAAAGCCTCATCCTGA
- a CDS encoding DUF2628 domain-containing protein: protein MTMCGQCQQQNPDDANFCHQCGVKLMEGKAPEETASGSTTARPIQDEETVWRQFIGPNADYYLRVFKKFSANGQPRFALSWNWPAFLYISFLWFLYRKMYLHAFVYAVGPMVSTYFTGDVSAGIVWSVMAGATANYLYYWHCWEHIGEMKRTSRMDHGAQDTALKESGGVQPYVIWVGVVFYLIFLATLVKMVQEGPPALEQPSGHPAKEAAPQPQV from the coding sequence ATGACGATGTGTGGTCAGTGTCAGCAGCAGAACCCCGACGATGCCAACTTCTGCCATCAATGTGGGGTGAAGTTGATGGAAGGAAAGGCGCCCGAGGAGACGGCCAGTGGGAGTACCACGGCCCGACCTATTCAGGACGAAGAGACAGTCTGGCGCCAGTTTATCGGGCCCAATGCGGACTATTATTTGAGGGTCTTCAAGAAATTTTCAGCGAATGGGCAACCGCGGTTTGCCCTGTCATGGAACTGGCCGGCGTTTCTCTATATTTCATTTCTCTGGTTTCTGTACCGGAAGATGTACCTTCACGCGTTTGTCTATGCCGTTGGGCCGATGGTCTCAACCTATTTCACGGGCGATGTGTCCGCCGGTATTGTTTGGAGCGTTATGGCGGGGGCCACGGCCAACTATCTCTACTATTGGCATTGTTGGGAGCATATCGGGGAAATGAAGCGAACGAGTCGGATGGACCATGGCGCGCAAGACACCGCGTTGAAAGAGTCCGGCGGTGTGCAGCCCTATGTCATCTGGGTCGGTGTCGTCTTTTATCTCATTTTCCTGGCGACATTGGTCAAAATGGTCCAGGAAGGTCCGCCTGCTTTGGAGCAGCCGTCTGGTCATCCAGCGAAGGAAGCAGCTCCACAGCCGCAGGTGTAA